One Janthinobacterium sp. TB1-E2 genomic region harbors:
- a CDS encoding DEAD/DEAH box helicase family protein — MNATKVDQVSMQNIKSLNFEPLRALYPELANMGGYAEHYAHSDPESALVKLRNFAERLVDCLYIKLKLERVPQSNFVDLLHNASFQTVAQPLVLDKLHLLRRLGNRGAHGEDVETSDALRCVQEAWQLARWLHVTFLNGKVDDFEAFKHPPAEGIDSKAEFKRKAKALAEENSLKEERLKIALQELAELRAADRATAPAVAAFTPSSAQALVRVAKSSAATANQLRFTEDNTRKWLIDRDLRMAGWDVPKGTASNHLVGQEVEVLHQSTTTGKGYCDYVLWDDNGKPLAVVEAKKTLVDARAGQEQAKQYADALEKHHGQRPMIFFTNGHDIWVWDDAGGYPPRTVYGFYSKDTLQYRVAFQRREKLDLLKDVRPDANIAGYLHQTESITRVAERFTQRHRRALVVQATGTGKTRVAISLAKLLIDARWVKRVLFLCDRKELRKQAKNAFNDFIREPIYVIGQANDVGKMDARIYIGIYQGLINDYESFDVGFFDLVIADESHRSIYNLYGDLFKYFDALQVGLTATPVEMVSRSTCQLFGCDYKLPTANYPLEQAIADRKLVPFRVVAHTTKFLRDGIKAAHLTNEQIAQLEDQGIDPNTLDFDAKEIDDAVFNKDTNRVILRNLMDNGIRDVDGQLPGKTIVFARNIDHARLLAELFNEMYPQFAGKFCRVIHSKELRAEELIDQFKEPNGELRVAVSVDMLDTGIDVPEVVNLVFAKPVKSKVKFWQMIGRGTRLCKDLFGHGVDKSEFLIFDHWDNFAFHDLNAEEVEPTVPKPLTQRRYEARIELAALALARSDIPAFDVLALQIQQDAVALPDGGISVRENWQAVNQARDAKLVHQFAPITRQVLTDTVAPLMGALDVRGQGDALRWDLLFVKAEASAIAEPGQPNAHREAILEWVGRLPPHLNPVRAKAKELQALRTDAFWQAPSFAQLDAMRTALRDVMALADRPAFPPPMPKPHLDIREDEAEYQIHVRPSKIKSVDFSIYRKAVQSALEPLFETDPVLFKLRRGERITPEELDKLNSLLHTRNPDVDLSTLREFYPDTAVQLTQILRGIVGLDHAAVDVQFSAFAQAHALNSQQLRFLALLKDHIRQFGAIAVGQLFDAPFNTVHAEGLGGVFPNPMQLDEVVRLVRAFGEPLHPLAAH; from the coding sequence ATGAATGCCACGAAAGTTGACCAGGTGTCGATGCAAAATATTAAGTCGCTGAACTTCGAGCCCTTGCGGGCCTTGTATCCCGAGCTTGCTAATATGGGTGGCTATGCGGAGCACTATGCGCACTCAGACCCCGAAAGTGCGCTGGTCAAGCTCCGAAATTTTGCTGAGCGCCTAGTTGATTGCCTATACATCAAGTTGAAGCTCGAACGAGTGCCGCAGTCCAACTTCGTGGACTTACTGCACAATGCCAGTTTTCAAACTGTTGCTCAACCTCTCGTGCTCGACAAGTTGCACCTGTTACGGCGTCTAGGCAATCGCGGTGCCCATGGAGAAGACGTCGAGACTTCCGATGCACTTCGCTGCGTCCAAGAGGCTTGGCAACTCGCCCGCTGGTTGCACGTGACATTCCTCAACGGCAAGGTTGATGACTTTGAGGCGTTCAAGCATCCTCCGGCTGAAGGCATCGACAGCAAGGCAGAATTCAAACGCAAGGCCAAGGCTTTAGCTGAAGAGAATAGTCTCAAGGAGGAACGCCTTAAAATTGCGCTGCAAGAACTCGCCGAACTAAGGGCTGCCGACCGGGCAACAGCACCTGCTGTAGCCGCGTTTACGCCTTCATCGGCTCAGGCTTTAGTACGAGTTGCCAAATCCTCGGCGGCTACAGCCAACCAGCTTCGCTTCACAGAAGACAATACCCGCAAGTGGCTGATCGACCGCGACCTGCGCATGGCTGGGTGGGATGTACCCAAGGGCACCGCCAGCAATCATTTAGTTGGCCAAGAAGTTGAGGTTCTGCATCAATCTACCACGACGGGCAAAGGTTACTGCGATTATGTCCTGTGGGATGACAATGGCAAACCTCTGGCTGTTGTCGAGGCCAAGAAGACATTAGTCGATGCTCGCGCTGGACAGGAGCAGGCCAAGCAGTACGCCGATGCCTTGGAGAAGCATCATGGCCAGCGGCCGATGATTTTCTTCACCAATGGGCACGATATCTGGGTCTGGGACGATGCTGGCGGCTATCCTCCCCGCACGGTCTATGGCTTCTATTCCAAAGACACGCTGCAATACCGCGTCGCCTTCCAGCGGCGCGAGAAGCTCGATTTGTTGAAGGACGTCAGGCCCGATGCCAACATCGCTGGCTACCTGCACCAGACTGAAAGCATCACCCGTGTCGCCGAGCGATTCACACAGCGCCACCGTCGCGCCCTGGTCGTGCAAGCTACGGGCACTGGTAAGACACGCGTCGCCATCTCGCTGGCCAAGCTGTTGATTGACGCGCGCTGGGTAAAACGCGTGCTTTTTCTTTGCGATCGTAAGGAACTGCGCAAGCAGGCCAAAAATGCCTTCAATGACTTCATTCGTGAGCCGATCTACGTCATCGGCCAGGCCAACGATGTGGGTAAGATGGATGCGCGCATCTATATCGGCATTTACCAAGGGCTGATCAACGACTACGAGTCCTTCGACGTCGGCTTTTTCGATCTTGTCATTGCCGATGAATCGCATCGTTCGATCTACAACCTCTACGGTGACCTTTTCAAATATTTTGACGCCCTTCAGGTCGGACTGACCGCCACGCCTGTGGAGATGGTTAGCCGTAGTACCTGCCAGCTTTTTGGGTGCGACTACAAGCTGCCTACAGCCAACTACCCGCTGGAGCAAGCCATTGCCGATCGTAAGCTCGTGCCCTTCCGTGTGGTCGCCCACACAACCAAATTCCTGCGCGATGGCATCAAGGCAGCGCACCTGACGAATGAGCAGATTGCGCAATTGGAAGACCAAGGCATCGATCCCAATACCCTGGACTTCGACGCCAAGGAGATTGATGACGCCGTTTTCAACAAAGACACCAATCGCGTCATCCTTCGCAATCTGATGGATAATGGCATTCGCGATGTTGATGGCCAGCTCCCTGGTAAGACCATCGTCTTCGCGCGTAATATTGACCATGCCCGCCTGCTGGCCGAGCTCTTTAATGAAATGTACCCGCAGTTCGCCGGCAAGTTCTGCCGCGTGATTCACTCCAAAGAGCTGCGCGCTGAAGAGTTGATCGACCAGTTCAAGGAACCCAACGGCGAGTTGCGCGTTGCCGTCTCGGTGGACATGTTGGACACCGGCATCGACGTACCCGAGGTGGTCAACCTTGTTTTTGCCAAGCCAGTCAAGAGCAAGGTGAAGTTCTGGCAGATGATCGGCCGCGGCACGCGTTTATGCAAAGATCTTTTCGGTCATGGCGTAGACAAAAGCGAGTTCCTGATCTTCGACCACTGGGATAATTTCGCCTTCCACGACCTGAACGCCGAAGAGGTCGAACCCACGGTTCCAAAGCCACTAACGCAGCGCCGCTACGAGGCCCGCATCGAGCTCGCGGCCCTGGCGCTGGCGCGCTCCGATATCCCAGCCTTTGATGTCCTAGCGCTGCAGATCCAGCAAGACGCCGTCGCGCTGCCTGATGGCGGCATCTCAGTGCGCGAGAACTGGCAAGCCGTGAACCAGGCGCGCGATGCCAAGTTGGTCCACCAGTTCGCCCCTATCACACGCCAAGTGCTGACCGACACCGTCGCGCCACTTATGGGCGCTCTGGATGTGCGTGGCCAGGGTGATGCACTGCGCTGGGACCTGTTGTTCGTAAAGGCCGAAGCCTCTGCCATCGCAGAACCCGGCCAGCCCAATGCTCACCGAGAAGCTATCCTGGAATGGGTTGGCCGCCTGCCCCCGCATCTCAACCCGGTCCGCGCCAAGGCCAAAGAGCTGCAAGCCCTGCGCACCGACGCCTTCTGGCAAGCCCCCAGCTTTGCCCAGCTTGATGCTATGCGTACCGCCTTGCGCGACGTGATGGCGCTAGCCGATCGCCCCGCGTTCCCCCCCCCCATGCCCAAACCTCATTTGGACATTCGCGAGGACGAAGCAGAATACCAAATTCATGTACGGCCGAGCAAGATCAAGTCGGTCGACTTCAGCATCTACCGTAAAGCCGTACAGTCCGCTCTAGAGCCGCTGTTCGAAACTGATCCGGTCTTGTTCAAGCTGCGCCGTGGCGAGCGCATCACGCCTGAAGAACTGGACAAGCTCAACAGCCTGTTGCACACCCGCAACCCCGATGTCGATCTTTCCACCCTGCGTGAGTTTTACCCTGACACTGCCGTGCAGCTGACGCAAATACTGCGCGGCATCGTCGGCCTGGATCACGCGGCCGTGGATGTACAGTTCTCGGCCTTCGCACAAGCCCATGCACTCAACAGTCAACAGCTGCGCTTTCTCGCCCTGCTGAAGGACCACATCCGCCAGTTCGGCGCCATTGCAGTCGGGCAGTTATTCGACGCACCGTTCAACACGGTCCACGCCGAAGGCTTAGGTGGCGTCTTCCCCAACCCCATGCAGCTTGATGAAGTGGTGCGTCTGGTACGCGCCTTCGGCGAGCCGCTTCACCCCCTTGCTGCGCACTAA